The Synechococcus sp. RS9909 genomic interval ACCTGGAGTTTCTGAAGCCCCTCCGGCAGCTCCACGTTCAAGAGCAGAGCGAGATCCAGGAGCTCATGGGTGCGCGGAGCCGGCTGATCGCGCAGCACGAGCTCGGCCTTCAACAGCTTTTCCAGCGCCTGCTGAGCCTGAAAGCCCCATTCCTCATCGGGATACTGCGGATCGAGGTTGAGCCGCATCGCCTGCAGATGGCGGCGCACAATGCGCAACAGCAGCGCAGCGTCTTCAGCCGGCGACATAGAGCACCCGCCCCTCGCGAGCCACATCACCCATCACATGCCAACGGGATCCAGCCAGATGCTGCGCGTCTGAAGCTCCCACCACCAGCAGATCCACACCACAACCCACAGGCCCGAGCCACTGGCGGTAGCCAAAGCTGCGCTCGGTTTTCTCAGCCGGCGTGAGGATGGGC includes:
- a CDS encoding HEPN domain-containing protein, with the translated sequence MSPAEDAALLLRIVRRHLQAMRLNLDPQYPDEEWGFQAQQALEKLLKAELVLRDQPAPRTHELLDLALLLNVELPEGLQKLQVFAVEARYEEGPFALPASRVLLLDDLESRLKALESRIEGSITPPNAGSQELPPG